Below is a genomic region from Miscanthus floridulus cultivar M001 chromosome 1, ASM1932011v1, whole genome shotgun sequence.
AAGAATAGAAGACAAGAAAAATTAATTTCTTTGGTGGTTTTAGCACTCAAGGATGATTCCCTTGGAGGCTGTCCGCCAAAAAAATTAGGGCCATACTTAATTCGTTAAAGAGCCAAGAAAATATTACAACCACCAAGTAAATTAATTTCCTTGAGGGCCAACAACCCCAAGAAAATTATCTAGACTGCCAAGGTAATAGTTGTTTCCTTGGCTGCCCTTCAACTCCAAGGAAATTGTGATTCCTTGGCTCCCATTGACCTCCAAGGTAGTTGTGATTTCCTTGGAGGCTAGCCCTCAAGTACATGCTTACTGTCAAAAAAATGCTTGCCATAATAATTCAAGATTCTAGTCACTAAAATCAATTGGCACATGATGACATGCATATAGATCATTTTACTATGGATCATAACCatgatattgattcatcaatgTATCAATATGAATTTTACAAACTTGCATACAATCACATATACCAAAGTCTGCATCGAAAATGAAAAACTGATCAAGCAATACAACATTATCTGGGTCAAAATATCACTGATTTGGGATTTCAAATAGGCTCCTTAATGCTACTTTCTTCCTTCTTCATTTCCTTAGTTACACTCCTTGCCGTGTCACCTGTTGCATGGTCTTTACATATATCAAACTAAGCTTCCTCCTTGTTTTTCACAAGAATGATATGGATTCAGTGTATATGATGAAAAAAATAATGTTGGTTTGATTCTACAAAATTGCAGCAGCAGGCAGACAGATTAATGAAATGACCAGACACGTGCATCCAATTGTTCAATATTGCACCCTTAATTTGTTAACTACCGAAGGTAACAATATAAAGCTAGGTATCTTGGCAGAACTCACGGGTGCAGCCCTTCCCAACGAACCTCCTCGGCGTCTACGGCGAGAAGAACAcgagagaggatgacatgtggggcccacatgtcattctcTAGGAGTATGATTTTGGATGGCCTATTTTAGGTAGTGCTGCTagaggaaacaaaaaaaaagggtaGTATTGAAATAGGTGGCTACCCAAACAGACAAGTAGGGGGTCTGATTTGATTAtcactgctggagatgctcttagcctAGCCTAGCTTAATCGCTTGCCCCACTCGTTTGTACTAAGTCAGGCGAGCCCCGTCGTGCGGCCGACGACGCCTATCCTGACCATGGCAGAACTTATGGCAGCATCACGCACGTAGGGCCTGCGCGTGTGCCTTCGCACGGCCGGCTCCTTCTTCCGCGTCATGGCCACCCATGGTGAGGGGGACGACGCCGTGGAGCTTGGTCGCGCCGAGGGAGCCGTTCGACCGTGGCCTGGTGGCGCCGTGCTGCGCCTTGACTCCATGCGCAGCATTCCAGGCAACACCCACCTATAACTCATCATCTGGTACAATACTGATGGTCTTATGATGTGTTGCAAATTAAATAATCTTTTGGGATACTTATTGGTCAAGGGGTTAAAAATTTGTAATCTAACACGAGTTATAGAAATTATGGATCAAGATTTCCATGCGGGGTGCTTGATTTGGTTGTAAtctaacactgatcttcttatcATCACTAACCATTTCCCACTTTTTCTTTCTTGTGTTTCAAACTAGAAATTAATTCAATTATGTCCATGTTGGTGTGGAATGTGGTGTGGGCGTTTCCGTGTAGTTTCAGTTGATGTTCTACAACCCCAATGTATCCTTAAGCGGGAGCCCGATGTCCTGCGATCAGGGATTTTGTATGGCCACCAATGGGGGTAAAAATACCGGGGTGCAGTAGTGTCAATGTGTCCTTTGAGTATAACGTCATTTTTAGTGATGGTAGGCCAACGACTGGGTACTCCATCATCGATGCACTACAATTTGATTAGGTGATGGGCAGACACAACCTAATAACGCCACCGTCATGTTCGAGTGAGTCAGGTCATATCAGTACATCGCAGTATAATATTGTTTGTTGGGCAACATTCATCGCATGAGCTATTTTGCTGCTCGTTAAAATTAACATGATCATTGACCAACTGAAAATAATTAAAGGAGTAAGGTAAATATAGGGGGGCTTCCTTCCGTCCATGATCATGACATATCTTCTAGAATTGGTTTTCAAAGTAATGGACGGAAAGAAGTCATGGACGTAGAATGACAAATACCCTATCCTACGTGGGCTGGTATAATAAGAAGGACAAGGCTAACGCGCGACCCCAGACCCGCTGCCCCGCAAGCGACTCCCCGCGCACGTCGGATCACTGGAGATTACTGTTCCTTCCCTTCAACAAGCAAAACATTTTATTTAAATTGCTATAACTTTTAAATGATTCATCCGTTTTCAATTCTGTTTGCACCAATTTGTTCTACGTGACGAGTCGAACAAAACTAGACCATACTTGCCTATATTTCGAAGAATTTTATTTTAGTAGCAATTTATGTGTAAAAATGTGCTATGAGATTTATAAAAGAATTTGCTAATATGTAATATTaaacttgctactccaaaaaTATACTAAAGTTTTTACATGGTATGCACATCGATTGTTACCATGGGAATATAATAAAATTGTTATATAGAATTTACATAAAGATACTAACCTCTAAAGAGAATAGCGGCCCAAAACAATACAAGTTGCAACATGAAGGGGTAAATTATTAAAACATGTATTGTGTACCAACTAGTAGGCCAAGTTATTATACAACACAATACAAAAGACAAGAAACATGACTTGCTGCCAACTTGAGACATTTATTAAAAAACAAGGGTAGCAGTACAAAAATAAGAAAAGCTTTAACTAGGGGGCAAATTATTAGAACAAACATTGCATAAGCTGCCAACCAGAGGGGCCAGTTATTATAAAACCCACTATATAAATTGGGAAACAGGACTAGCTAAAAATTAGAGGGACATTTATTTAAAAAGACATGAGTAGCAACCCAAAATAAGACAAGTTACACTGTGAGGGGCAAATTATTAGAAGATGCATTGAATAAGGTGCCAACTTAGAGGGTAAGTTATTATACAACTAATACGTAGAATTTAGGAATGCATTCGAACATAAAAGGGTGACTGAGAACTAAAACTAAAACATTAAAAAAACATGActgaaaactaaaactaaaaaaactaaaaaaaaacttgactgaaaaCTGAAACTGGGAGCAAAATCTTTTGTGGCAACTTAAGTATTTAATGGCTATCCTTTTGTAACAACTTATACATTGTAGGTGGGGCAACTAATATGCAGTATTTTGAAAAACATTTGAACCTAAAAATATGACTGAAGTCTGAAACTAAAAAAAACTTAActaaaaatgaaacaaaaaagaactgaaaaaactgaaaactgaattttttttaaaaaaaacagagAGCTGAAACTAAAAGAAACAAtgaaaaaacaaaaatgaaacaaaaactaaaactaaaaaaatgATTCTTCACGACGACGACAGCAACATCCACCAGCCCACCTGTTCACCATAAGCTTGGCGAGCACAGCATCCTTAGGGTCAGTGGGCCTTGGGTCAACCAGGTCGTTGGGTCGGACTATAGGCCAGGTTACTCGCGCGGACGCGGACGCACAGCGCAGGACGCGGGAGTCGCGCGCTCCACCAGGAGCACGACCGTACGCGGATTAACTTTTGCGTAATAAGAATGACGTAAAATCAATTGTCATAAATCTGTGACCTCAAAACCAATGTCATAGATTTATGATATTAGCATATAAACGACATGAAAGCATGGTTTAAACCGCATGGTTTTTGACACCAGCTTTTTCGTCATACAGGTGTCACAAATTCTAATGTGACTTAAATTCCATATATTATGACAAAGATTAATGGTCATAAACCCTCACATCTCTTGTAGTGTTTCCGTGAAGACGTTGCGCGTGCTCAAGAATAGGAACGGCTAGCCAGTGACGTCGAGTGATGAGGGGACATCTGAATCAACTGTATTGAATGAGCTGTAGCAAATATTAGACACGGGGCTAAACACATGCATCTCAGTGGCTTCCAACGAGATGTTGAGGATTGGATGTCGCTCTTGTATAACAGTCTTGGAGTGTTCACGAACAGATACTACAGTTGTACCTAGATGAgaggcgcaaaaaaaaaaaaacagtcttGGAGGGTGAAAGGTCTCGTTGCATGCGAGGCTGAACTGGCCCTGCCAAGAACAGCACTCGTTGTCACTTATGCCGAATAGGCAGTGAATGTCTACATTGCCGCAATTGTGGATGCATCTTGCCTCCGAACTGTGAGGGTCCGGACTCCGGAGCACCAATCTAGCTAAACCAAGTGTCATCCATTTGACCGACTCTCTTTAGTCTAAATCCACACTAAGGATCCTTAGGAAGTTGTCATCCGCACCTCCTCTTTAAGATATTTTATGGTTAAGTTGCACCACAAGAACCAATCATCAAGCGACTCACATATCAAAATCACATTATATGAAAGGATTTTTACTATTTGCTGAATGATCATTGACCATAAAAGAAAATACATTGATATATAGTCTTAAACATAACATCTACATGATCAGGTAGTAACCCATGTTCTAACCAATGGCATGCCGGCGTGGGCGCTGCAaccggcggcgcccctccccaGTGTCGGAGCGCCGCCCACCTGATGCGGTTAGCCTCCCCGGCAGCCCTTCCCGATGCGACCTGCCCTGGGTGGTGCGGGCCTTCCCGACGTGTACATCGAAAAGAACATGACATATGATGATATGTGGGCCCTACGTGTCATTTACTAGGAagatggttttggatgacctaTTTTAGGTAGTGTTGCTGGAGGAAACAACAAAAATAGATAGTATTGAAATAGGTGACTTTTCAAACATATAAGTAGAAGATCTGATTTGGGTAGCATTACTAGAGATGTACTAAAGATGCTCTTAGCCTAGCATGGCTTGGTGGAATCGTTCGCCCACTCGTTTCTACTAATCCAGGCCATGACCCTCTTttttgcagcctgttcgtttcggctggattgaCTTATAAGCTATGATTGAAAGTGCTGGTtagtttggtatgagagaaaaatactgttggttggCTGATAAGCTAAGATTTATAAGCCAAATACAGGCTGCCGAACAAGCTGTTGGTTGTTGGAGCCTGGCTATGGCCCCAAACAGACCCAAACTGCATTGCTGGCACGCAACCGACACACCCATAAACAGTGATTAACTTATCTTAGATCCGGAATTTACTGCAGTACCATCTAGCATACTCCTACACATTTCCAAATCCCATATTTTTGTTGTGAATGTGAAGTCAGTATTATCCACCCGACTGCAGAGTGCAGATGCAGACGGCGCCCACTCTCCCCACCACTCCCTGTTCCACTTCTCTCCTATGGCCGCACCGACCTCCCCAGCGAGTCCCGCCCCCGCCGCGCGCCTCCCGACCATGGCGGACATCATGGCGGCGTCGCGCGCGCAGGGCCTGCGCGTGCGCCTTCGCACGGCCGGCCCCTTCTTCCGCGTCACGGCCACCCGCGGTGAGGGGGAGGACGCCGTGGAGCTTGGCCGCGCCGAGGGCGGCGTCCGCCCTTGGCCTGGCGGCGCCGTGCTGCACCTTGACTCCATGCGCATGACGCGCGCCACGCTGAGCGTCCCGGACCGGCCACTGTTCGGGCTGGGGATGTTCCTCGGCGCCGTCGCCGTGCGGCACGGCTTCGACGCCGGTTGCAGGCGCGCCGAGCTGCTCGCCATTAACGACACGCCGCTCTACCACGACAAGGTATAGTATAATCGCAGTCTCTATCCCCTGGATGTGCTTCTGATGTATGTTGATTTGGCAATGTTGGCATGCCATGAAATTCCTACGGTTGGGTAGCTTCAGAGTTTGCAGTGTAGTAGTCAAAATTCACTTGTTCTGACATCAAATTCAGTCGTTACATCAATCAGTATTGGCAGTGTGGTGTTGCGGACCGTAAATTTACTTTCTGAGTTTGTGTCAAATGtttgaaatggagaagaagcaagGATGCGTGAAGTTTGAAAAATACTATTTGCAGTAGAATCATTGACAACAAATAGTCTCAGTATTTTAATAGTTACTTCACACGTTTTTGCTTGAAAACTGAACATTGGTCCCTGTTCTTGTCAATTCCCATATCATTCTTGCTATTACCttcctttttttagaaaaaaataataatatttttttgccTACTAGTTAATGGGATGCAATGATCTAAAATTGGAAGCTGCAACTACTAGATGTAGATTATTACAGATTCataaaattaatgcttgctttttggAGTGCCTGATCTCGACACAAGATGTCACGTTTTGAATGTATGATACTTCCCATGGTGGACTCTAGCAACACATTTGAAACTTTCTTCGTTGTTGTCAGCTCGTTAGATTCTACACGAGGATGGGTTTCAAAGCAGTTCATGAGGTTGATGGATCATCAATCAGTGATCTTGGTCACATGTTGGTGTGGGGAGGTAGGGGTACAAGAATGGATGCTAATATTGAAGAGCTCCTTATTAAGTGGGGAAAAAGATTCAGACCACAAGACTAAAAAGTGGATGCTAATACTGATAAGTTTTGTTGAGACATGCAATTTTTGCAGCATGCAAATCTTATTTGGATGCAATAAGGTATAAGCCTTGCTTCAAATTTTCTTAACATACAGTTACTGCACATAAAGATCTTGCTATGTTGCAGTTGTTCAGTACATCCAATTGAATTTGTTATAAAGTTTTCAATGCAGTGAATGTGAATACATAAGGTTATCTCCTTTACACCTTATATTCTAAAATAGTGGTGAGCTGTTATTTGATTGGGAAAGTGTGAATTACATTTGCCTACAAGGACTGTCCATTTTATCTAGATTGAAATGGAGTGAGTAAATTTTCTCAGGGAATTTTAGGATTCTGAATGAGTTCGGTCCAAAATTTTCCCATTTAAATAGAATTACGAGGTATGAAAAGGGTGGATTAAATTTTTAATTACCCATCATCTCTTATCCAACTAATGAGTTGACATGTCATATTTAAAGCCAATCCATGCACAAGGGAAATACCATAGTAGATTAGTAATTCCTGGTTAAGGCTCTGTTTGTTTCAGCTTCCTGAGAGCTTTTGGACCTTCCAAAAGCCAAACAGCTCACGGAAGCGGCTTTTGGCTTCCGTGAGCTTTTTGGCTTTTGGAAGGTCCCAAAGCTGATATCTAAAAGCTCGATATTATGGCCTACTTATTCTATAGGCTCAACTGCAAGGTTTGTAATGGCATGATCTAGTGACATGGTGTAGAGATTTCGTTACATAGATCTGATTGTTGTGTATGTCCCATTTAGCATCTGCTGTCTCCTCTGTTTTTCATTCCATGGATATGAGTACTCATATGCAATCCTTTGATGGTGACATGAAACTAATCCAATTGTCATATTGTCTCATGGAAATTGCAGCCTATCTAGGATGGATCTATTTTTTTTCCCTGGTGCTTTGACAATGTGATCACTGCTAGGAGTATATATGGATTCTTGTATTGTACCTTAGACTAAATGCCACTCTGGTCCTTTCTTTATTTGAAACAGTAATCTATTGTgctgatgaatgaatgattgctgATTTCCTTATGTTGGACTTTGACCTATGAACTTCATCATGTTACTGTAAAGTGTAAATAACAACCTTAGTATTTTGTTACCTACTGCTGCTCTAGAGCTGCTTAGTCTCATCTTCTTGTAGTTGTAGGCCACCGTATTTTGTTATCACCTACCTAGGGAACCCAACCCACTGCTGCCGGCGAAGACTTTTGGTAGGCTAAGGAAGGGGCAATGGCTCTGGCTGCAGTTCTTGATCACTTAGCCGACGGCTTGCCGGCGGTGAAAGCTGTTCTGGTGCTGGTCTTCCCTCTCCTCTTCATTCTGCTGCGCCACTTCAGTGATTCAGCAAGGAGCAGCCAAGAACACAAGAGGATGCCTCCTTCCCCTCTGGCGATGCCGCTCATCAGGCACCTCCACCTCATCGCCGGTGGGCTCCCACACGTCTCTCTGCGTGACCTCGCCGCGCGGCAGCAGGGTGACGGGGGCCTCATGCTGCTCCACCTCGGAACGGTCCCGACGCTGGTGGTCTCGTCCCTGCACGCCGCGCGGCAGATCCTGCGCACGCACGACGCGTCGTTCGCCTCGCGGCCGGGGTCCGTCGTCGGCAACATACTCTCGTACGGGCCGTCGGGCGTCGGGTTCGCGCCCTACGGCGAGTGGTGGCGGCAGGCCAAGAAGCTGGTCACCACGCACCTGCTCGCCGCGAAGAAGGGGCAGTCCTACCGCGCCGCCCGAGAGGAGGTAACTGATCGTCAAGATCCCCGGCGATTCACTGCCTGATCGATTGACCAGTGCCTAGCCCATTTGTATGAGGATTTCAGGTGGGCGCTTAGCAGCCAAGTTCCCGGAACGTTGGGAAAGTGGTACGGGAACGCTGTACGTGGTACGACTTCCTCAAAAACTACGGAACAGAAGGGGTATACAGCTTCAGCTTGTTCCTTCAAGTACGGGAACGCGTACCGCATCTAATTGGAACGCGCAAGGAACGTGGTGGTTGGTTCATGCAGGTTAAAGTCTTTTTTGAGCATGCCGAGTTCGAATCCCTCAGCCTCTTCTTTTATCCAGTCCGTTTTTTTTGGGTCGTTGGATTTTCCATCCATCAAATAGGAACCCTAAAGCCCATTCCAAGATCCAGGCCGCACCAACACcatcccgccgccgccacccacgCACGGCGCACTCCGCTACCACCCACGCATGGGCACGCCGCCGCCACACACGCACGGACACGCCGCCGCCCATCGCCGCATCCTGAGAAGCCCGTTCCTGCTGCGGAACTGTGACGACATCGAAGCTGCGGCGCTGTGGGAGCGGGACAACGGGTTCGCCGTTCACTGGGCTCGGcatctgtcgacagaatatcgtcggcagtcttccaaggggtatcccacgaaggtagattgatcggcagaggtgcgcgtaatcaagaacaagaaggcaacaaagacacaagagttaaacaggttcgggccgtcagcacgacgtaataccctactcctgtggtctgtcggtttgtattggctatcgtatgatattgcgtgtgatcCGATGCCTTAGGCAAAGTCTAGGATCCGTATggggatgtcgactaggggacccttgcccctccttatatgctctggaggggtagggttacaagaaaagtatcatatttggtattatgATAGAATTACAATATCTGTAAGAGTCCTAATAAATCATATCTTGCGGTGTAcgccgaccagtgccgtgcaccgCAAGTCTTGATGTCGTGGGCTAGGACCGTCCTTGATGGTGCGGCACATGTCCATCGCtgtgggtacctggggttatacccccacagctagtccccgagctccttgtatcctttgagcagcgCCGTCTTGAACAAGTCTGACCAGTTTGACGTGAAGTCGACCAGTTTCACTGGTGATCCAAGCAGTGGcagtcgaagccgaccagtttaactggtgacctgggcgATGAAAatcaaagccgaccagtttaactggtgacctgggcggtgaaagtcaatggcgactagtttaactggttaggagacctcgaacttagccaagtaaggcttgccagaaggatgtaaggggctcaagataaaatttgaaaattcttctccgtaggagaagtgtagccacttagactccgtaaataaggagggtaaatcaagaaaaaaaGCACTACATTCATcgttaggtgaagtgtagccacttagtcctcgagcctgctggaagatgaagaatgaatcttgtagcagggtcaaagaaaaaaaagTCTGACAGCTtaccgacgtcatctgacatgcgcgtatcaaaaccccagacgtgctgcccaagatcaacatcctgatccgaacaacatggagcagctcgatagcacaccgatgagacgtagcaagacccggccgccaagggagtccctagcttagctggagattcttgcacgaagaatccgaacgccgaggagtccctagcttagctggcgacgcttgcacgaagaatccgaacgccgaggagtccccagcttagctggcgagcccccagcgtggctgacgatgaagcgacgaacaatccaaacgtcgtggagtccccagcttagctggcgagcccccagcgtagctgacgatgaagcgacggacaatccgaccagttggttggcgaagaatcgagcaccgagcagcccaaccaactggccggcggcgaagtgagcgctGAGTAGAAATTAGCGCCGaacagtccaaccaactggttggcgacgaagttcatgaacctagcggtccaaccagttgatcggcggAGAAGTCCGAATGCCAGGTAGTGCGACCACCCGAACGCCAaggagtcctcagcttagctggtaaacccccagcgtagctgacgatgaagcgcgagcgacgaacagtccggccaactggtcggcggtgaagtgtgcattgagtagaagtgaccggcgaacagtccgatcaactggtcggcgacgaagtccataaacctagcaggccgaccagttgatcggtggagaagtccgagtaccaggtggtccgaccacctggatgatgatcctacaatacaaatatgtagaacgggtagtacatgatgtaaaaataaaatatatgagcTCGACGATGAAGAAAACAGAGCGGAGTAGATAAATATTATGTTTGTTTgaagtgttcatattttaaatatgagtaacttcTTTCCAGTTGGTTCTATATCACGTCACCAGCCCTTACTAGTCCAAACTCTATAGCGCGGAGTGGCCGACACCCGTGTACGCGTAAGAGAGAGAGCATTGCCAAAGAGCCGCTGCTGACTGTCCATAACGCAAAGCgtggctcgtgcacgtgtaggagcgaAGTCGAGGACAGGGCCGTTTCTAGGTGCCGCAAGTAAGAACGTGGCTGGTCGACGAGTCGAATGGagaatatcttaaagatatttcGCATGGAAAACAAATGGAGA
It encodes:
- the LOC136544000 gene encoding uncharacterized protein; the encoded protein is MAAPTSPASPAPAARLPTMADIMAASRAQGLRVRLRTAGPFFRVTATRGEGEDAVELGRAEGGVRPWPGGAVLHLDSMRMTRATLSVPDRPLFGLGMFLGAVAVRHGFDAGCRRAELLAINDTPLYHDKLVRFYTRMGFKAVHEVDGSSISDLGHMLVWGGRGTRMDANIEELLIKWGKRFRPQD